The genomic window CGGACCTCGCCGTGCCTGGCGATCGCCTTGATGCCCAGGGCGTCGCGGATCTGGCGGAGGTGCTGGTCGCGGCTCCCGAAGACCGCGAGCTCCTCCGCATGTCCATCGAGCGTGATTGTGACTTCTGGCATGCCTCGCCCCGGGACCGGTCGGCCGGATAGGCCCCACGCACCGGATCCGCGCGGGGACGTATCGAGCCGATTCGTAGGCCGACCGGAAAATCAATCTTATGATGGAACCGCCGAGGAATAAAGGACAAGATCGCGGAAAACTGCCGCATCCCCGCTCGTGCCGCGAAGCGAACGCCCGATCGGGCTGCATCTCGACCCGGGCGGATGACGCAAGTGCCGACAGGAATTCGCGTCACGACCGGGGTGCACGATTTCGTCCACCGCCCCGGAGGCTCACGTCCCCCAGACGATCCAGAGGATGTACGCCACCGGCCCCGCGAAAAGCAGCGAATCGAGCACGTCCAGGACGCCCCCGAAGCCGGGGACCGCGGAGGAGGCGTCCTTCCGCTCGCCGTCACGCTTGATCATGGACTCCATGAGGTCGCCGAGCTGGGCGACGGAGCCCACGATGAGGCCGAAGGCGATCGCGGGGACGACATCCAACGTCGGTACGTCGAGCAAATGGCGGGCCACGGCGGCGACGATCAGGGTCGCCGCGACGGCGAAGGCCAGGCCGCCGATCGCCCCCTCGACGGTCTTGTTCGGGCTGAGGCTGGGCCAGAGCTTGTGCCGGCCGGCCAGCCGCCCCACGGTGTAGGCGCCCGTGTCCGCGCCCTTGGCGGTCGCGACGAGGAAGAGCAGGGGGATCACGCCGTGGTAGGGCCCGTCCAGCCACCGGAGCTGGACCATGAAACTCCCCAGCAGGCCGATGTAGGCGATGGCGAGCACGGTCGCGGCCAGGGCGGCCATCGTCCGTCCCGGCTTGACGAACTGGATGCCCTGGACCAGGAAGGCCACCATGAAGATGCCGACGAAGCTCAGGAACGGCCAGGAGAGGTAGACGAGCGGCCCGGCCGCGTTGTAGACCGAGGTCTCGATCTCCCGCGTGCTCCCGACGCTGTGCGCGAGGTGCGGCATCCAGTTGGACACGGTCAACGCGATGACGCCGCCGAGGATCGTGTTGACCGACGGTCGCAGGCCGGCGCCCCTGAGGAGGGCCACCATCTCCAGGCTCGCGGCCGTCATGGCCCCGACCGAGGCCAGGAACCAGAGCGGAAACCATGGGGCGGCCCACTCGTCGAGGAACAGGACCCCGAGGACGACGGCGATCAGGCTCAGTCCGCTGAGGACCCGGGTTCCAAGCATAGGGGCGCGGTCGGGACTTGGTATGCGGTGATGGCGGCGGTCATCGCGGCGGGATCGCGACATCGATCCGCGCGCCGCCCCGTTGATCGGGCATCACTCTAACCGTTGCCGGGCGTGCTCGCCAGGGACCCGGCCGGGAGGCCGCCGAACTTGCGCTCCCGGCCGGCGTACGCGGCGCAGGCCTCAAGCAGGTCGTCGTCGCGGAAGTCCGGCCAGAGGGTCTGGGTCACCCAGAGCTCGGTGTAGGAGATCTGCCAGAGCAGGAAGTTGCTCACCCGCATCTCGCCGGCCGTCCGGATCAGCAGGTCGGGATCGCCCATGCCCACGGTCCCCAGGTAGGAGGCGAAGAGGCGCTCGTCGATGCGGTCCGGGTCGATCTTCCCGTCGCGCGCGTCCCTCGCGAGCTGCCTCGCCGCGTCGGCGATCTCGGTCCGGCCGCCGTAGTTGACGGCCAGGCAGAGAATCATGCCGTTGTTCTCGGCGGTCATCTCGGCCGTGCGGTCGAATTCCTCCAGGACGTCCGGCGGCAGGCCGTCCCGGCGGCCGATCATCCGCAGCCGCACCTTCTGCTCCATCAGCTCCGCCCGCTCCACGACGAGGAAGTGGCGGAACAGTCGCAGCAGGAACTTCAGCTCCCGCGGCGGGCGCTTCCAATTCTCCACCGAGAGGCAGTAGAGGGTGAGCTGCTCGAGGCCGAGGCGGCAGCCTTCCTCGACGACGGCGCGGACGCTCCGGATGCCCTGGCGATGGCCGATGACCCGGGGCAGGCCCCGCCGCTGCGCCCATCGCCCGTTGCCGTCCATGATGATGGCGACGTGCCGCGGCAGTTGCCCCGGCTTGAGGCCCCAGGCGCCCAGGCGTGCCAGCCCTTCCTCGGTGATCGACGGCTCGGGATCTGACTGCATGACTCCCTCGAACTCGGCCCGGCCCCCGGGCGTGCCCCGTCTCGACGACCTCGCGGGCGTGATGTCAGGCGGACGGCCGATCGCACTCGGGGATCTGGATCGTCTGGCGGCGGTCCGGGCCGACCGAGACGATGGACGCCGGGACGCCGACCTGGCGGGCGATGAAGGCGACGTAGTCGCGGGCGGCGCGGGGGAGGTCCGCCCACTCCCTGGCCCCGGTGATGTCCTCGGACCATCCCGGCAAGGTCTCGTAGACCGGGACGCAACGGGCGAGGTCGGTGAGCGAGGCCGGCAGCGACGGGACGCGGACGCCGTCGATCTCGTAGGCGACGGCAACCCGCAGCTCCTCGATCCCGCTAAGGACGTCGAGCAGCATGATCGCCAGCTCGGTGGAGCCGCTCACCGCGGAGGAATAGCGGACGGCGACGGCGTCGAACCACCCGCAGCGGCGCGGTCGCCCGGTCACCGTCCCGTATTCGCGGCCGACGCGGCGGATCCGCTCGCCGGTCTCGTTCTCCTGCTCGGTGGGGAACGGGCCGCCGCCGACCCGGGTCGTGTACGCCTTCACGACGCCGATCCAGCGGTCGATGTGGCGGGTCGGCACCCCGGAACCGGCCGCGGCGCCGGCGGCGCTGCTGTTGGAGCTGGTGACGTACGGATAGCTGCCGTGGTCGATGTCCAGCAGCGAGCCCTGGGCGCCCTCGAAGAGCAGCTTCCTCCCGCCCCGGATCGCCGCGTGCAGCCACGCGGTCGTGTCTCGCACGAACGGCCGGAGCGTCTCCGCGTGGGCCAGGTACTCCTCCGCCATCGAAGCCGCGTCGAAGGGCTCGAAGTCCGCGAGCATCGACCGCAGCAGGCGGTTCTTGAAGTCGACGATGCGGGCGAGCCGCTCGCGGAATTCCGCGGGGTGGTAAAGGTCGGCGATCCGGACGCCGTGCATCCGCCCCACCTTGTCGCGATAGCAGGGCCCGATCCCGCGCCGGGTGGTGCCGATGTGATCGGCCACCGACGCCGACTCCTCCGAGAGGCGCTCCTCGGCCATGTGATA from Aquisphaera giovannonii includes these protein-coding regions:
- a CDS encoding adenylosuccinate synthase yields the protein MGSTCVVGLQWGDEAKGKIVDLLCDHHQVVVRYQGGANAGHTVVHEGTTYKLSLIPTGILRQGVECVIGNGVVIHPASLLSEIERLSSQGVDFGGRLHISERAHVIFPYHMAEERLSEESASVADHIGTTRRGIGPCYRDKVGRMHGVRIADLYHPAEFRERLARIVDFKNRLLRSMLADFEPFDAASMAEEYLAHAETLRPFVRDTTAWLHAAIRGGRKLLFEGAQGSLLDIDHGSYPYVTSSNSSAAGAAAGSGVPTRHIDRWIGVVKAYTTRVGGGPFPTEQENETGERIRRVGREYGTVTGRPRRCGWFDAVAVRYSSAVSGSTELAIMLLDVLSGIEELRVAVAYEIDGVRVPSLPASLTDLARCVPVYETLPGWSEDITGAREWADLPRAARDYVAFIARQVGVPASIVSVGPDRRQTIQIPECDRPSA
- a CDS encoding phosphatidate cytidylyltransferase, with the protein product MLGTRVLSGLSLIAVVLGVLFLDEWAAPWFPLWFLASVGAMTAASLEMVALLRGAGLRPSVNTILGGVIALTVSNWMPHLAHSVGSTREIETSVYNAAGPLVYLSWPFLSFVGIFMVAFLVQGIQFVKPGRTMAALAATVLAIAYIGLLGSFMVQLRWLDGPYHGVIPLLFLVATAKGADTGAYTVGRLAGRHKLWPSLSPNKTVEGAIGGLAFAVAATLIVAAVARHLLDVPTLDVVPAIAFGLIVGSVAQLGDLMESMIKRDGERKDASSAVPGFGGVLDVLDSLLFAGPVAYILWIVWGT
- a CDS encoding isoprenyl transferase, which encodes MQSDPEPSITEEGLARLGAWGLKPGQLPRHVAIIMDGNGRWAQRRGLPRVIGHRQGIRSVRAVVEEGCRLGLEQLTLYCLSVENWKRPPRELKFLLRLFRHFLVVERAELMEQKVRLRMIGRRDGLPPDVLEEFDRTAEMTAENNGMILCLAVNYGGRTEIADAARQLARDARDGKIDPDRIDERLFASYLGTVGMGDPDLLIRTAGEMRVSNFLLWQISYTELWVTQTLWPDFRDDDLLEACAAYAGRERKFGGLPAGSLASTPGNG